One window of Thalassovita mediterranea genomic DNA carries:
- a CDS encoding AAA family ATPase — translation MARVVILNGTSSSGKTSLARAIQRLAKGPVLRVSMDDFLEMMPPRFANDDEAFSFRLVPDATPAEVEIGTGSYGEALMRGMRASVAALADQGLGLVVDDVMLGAHDQQHYREVLARHEVTFIAVRCALETAEQRERERGDRDIGMARWQFTRVHAGRDYDLEVSTDDASPDEGARVILGAVGM, via the coding sequence ATGGCCCGCGTCGTCATTCTCAACGGAACGAGCAGTTCGGGAAAAACGTCTCTAGCGCGCGCGATCCAGCGCCTCGCGAAAGGGCCGGTGCTGCGCGTCAGCATGGACGACTTCCTAGAGATGATGCCGCCGCGCTTTGCCAATGACGATGAGGCGTTCAGCTTCCGACTGGTGCCGGATGCCACGCCTGCCGAGGTCGAGATCGGGACTGGCTCATACGGGGAAGCGCTCATGCGGGGCATGCGGGCTTCTGTTGCGGCACTTGCCGATCAGGGCCTCGGTCTGGTGGTCGACGATGTCATGCTAGGGGCACACGATCAGCAACATTACCGCGAAGTGCTGGCGCGGCACGAAGTCACTTTCATTGCGGTGCGTTGCGCACTCGAGACGGCAGAGCAGCGTGAGCGGGAGAGAGGCGACCGTGATATCGGTATGGCCCGCTGGCAGTTTACCCGCGTCCATGCAGGCCGGGACTATGATCTTGAAGTTTCGACCGATGATGCTTCGCCGGATGAGGGCGCGCGGGTGATTCTGGGCGCCGTCGGGATGTAG
- a CDS encoding class I SAM-dependent methyltransferase, with the protein MQETGKTLARARYGAAQAMRAAWYGAQYTIAKRRSAGFNRPGEPEFKPINPVDTKELRRAYLGLFAKDRANIEAGLYPSPEDVRLADLPKAVSRARYFMRDVADVDRRRVAREGNEVKEQFEGSNRYPDYYQQNFHYQTDGWLSDDSANLYDHQVEALFTGAADAMRRGALAEIAREMKGRDQREVKLLDLACGTGRFLRETMRAFPRLQASGLDLSPNYADRARQLVAPWPQVEIIEGQAEVLPLEDESLDMTVSIYLFHELPEEVRAKAIAEAARVLKPGSAFIVADSLQFGDNEGLDGILEYFPEGFHEPYYNAYLAWDFTPAMEAAGFKLERTELAFLTKVNVWRKTEG; encoded by the coding sequence ATGCAAGAAACGGGAAAGACGCTTGCCCGGGCGCGATATGGCGCGGCGCAGGCGATGCGCGCGGCCTGGTACGGCGCGCAGTACACGATCGCGAAACGCCGCTCTGCAGGCTTTAACCGACCGGGTGAGCCAGAGTTCAAGCCGATCAATCCGGTCGACACGAAAGAGCTGCGTCGGGCCTATCTCGGCCTGTTCGCAAAGGACCGCGCCAATATCGAGGCGGGGCTATATCCATCCCCTGAAGATGTCCGCCTCGCGGACCTGCCCAAGGCGGTCAGCCGGGCGCGCTATTTCATGCGGGACGTGGCCGATGTGGACCGGAGGCGCGTTGCGCGCGAAGGCAATGAGGTGAAAGAGCAGTTCGAGGGCAGCAATCGCTATCCGGACTATTACCAGCAGAACTTCCACTACCAGACCGATGGCTGGCTCTCTGACGACAGCGCCAATCTCTATGATCACCAGGTCGAGGCACTTTTCACCGGCGCCGCTGATGCCATGCGGCGCGGGGCGCTGGCAGAGATCGCGCGAGAAATGAAAGGCCGCGACCAGAGAGAGGTGAAACTGCTTGATCTCGCCTGCGGTACGGGGCGTTTCCTTCGTGAGACAATGCGCGCCTTTCCAAGGCTGCAGGCGAGCGGTCTGGACCTCTCGCCAAACTATGCAGACCGCGCCCGCCAGCTCGTCGCGCCATGGCCGCAGGTCGAGATCATCGAGGGGCAGGCTGAAGTCCTGCCGCTGGAAGATGAGAGCCTCGACATGACCGTGTCGATCTACCTTTTCCACGAGTTGCCAGAGGAGGTCCGTGCGAAGGCCATCGCCGAGGCGGCGCGTGTCCTCAAACCCGGCAGCGCCTTCATCGTGGCCGACAGCCTGCAATTCGGGGACAATGAGGGCCTCGACGGGATCCTTGAATATTTCCCTGAAGGTTTCCACGAACCCTATTACAATGCCTATCTCGCATGGGACTTTACGCCTGCGATGGAGGCAGCGGGTTTCAAACTGGAACGGACAGAGCTTGCATTCCTCACCAAGGTGAATGTCTGGCGCAAGACGGAAGGATAG
- a CDS encoding SDR family oxidoreductase, which translates to MAGNRLALITGASAGIGAEFARQYAAKGWDVALTARRLDRLDGLAREIEEKYKVSAMTISQDLARDGAADTILHELKEAGRHVDALVNNAGYGLPGTFFNTNWKEQADFIRVLYTVPIELTHKLLPGMAERNFGRIINVASLAGYAPGSSGHTLYASVKAGLIKFSESVHAEAEAAGHDIHCTALCPGFTWTEFHDVNGTREMTNESPEWMWMEAAPVVKAGLEGVARGQPVVVPGMVNKGVATLTRILPEPVGRAIMKKQGKRFRKVD; encoded by the coding sequence ATGGCAGGCAACAGGCTCGCACTCATCACGGGCGCGTCGGCTGGTATCGGCGCTGAATTTGCGCGCCAGTATGCGGCCAAAGGGTGGGATGTCGCGCTGACGGCGCGCCGCCTGGACAGGCTGGACGGCCTCGCCCGCGAGATCGAGGAGAAATACAAGGTCTCCGCGATGACCATCTCGCAGGACCTCGCTCGCGATGGCGCCGCCGATACGATCCTGCATGAGCTGAAAGAAGCTGGTCGGCATGTCGATGCGCTGGTGAACAATGCGGGTTACGGTCTGCCGGGCACCTTCTTCAATACGAACTGGAAAGAGCAGGCAGACTTTATTCGCGTCCTTTACACCGTGCCGATCGAGCTCACGCACAAGCTTTTGCCCGGCATGGCAGAGCGCAATTTTGGCCGCATTATCAATGTGGCGTCGCTAGCGGGCTATGCGCCGGGATCGAGTGGCCATACCCTCTATGCCAGCGTGAAGGCGGGCCTGATAAAATTCTCCGAAAGCGTGCATGCTGAGGCTGAAGCCGCAGGCCATGACATTCACTGCACCGCGCTTTGCCCCGGCTTCACCTGGACCGAGTTCCACGATGTGAACGGCACGCGCGAGATGACGAATGAGTCGCCCGAATGGATGTGGATGGAAGCGGCGCCCGTTGTAAAGGCAGGGCTCGAAGGCGTTGCGCGTGGTCAGCCGGTTGTCGTGCCGGGCATGGTCAATAAGGGCGTGGCCACGCTGACGCGGATCCTGCCAGAGCCGGTTGGCCGTGCGATCATGAAGAAGCAGGGTAAACGCTTCCGGAAAGTGGATTAG
- the hemW gene encoding radical SAM family heme chaperone HemW — MADAPPFGPAHGFGLYIHWPYCTRICPYCDFNVYAAKDRDNGLLNAALLADLDRHGDLLVGHPALGSVYLGGGTPSLMAPADIAALIETADQRFGFEAGAEITLEANPVDISRAALESWKAAGVTRLSLGIQSLEDEALSFLGRDHDAAMAKQSVAEALSVFDNLSIDLIYARPRQPQASWKTELTEALSLDAPHLSLYELTIEERTAFGQRAKRGELVPMDDDDQADLYELTQDICEAHGLPAYEVSNHAASNQYQSRHNLTYWRGGDWIGIGPGAHGRLTVDGARIATHAAARPADYQLSAHTPLDRSSLSKLSPLDNARELLALGLRSEVGFDLERITKVTDSEVDSTTLKTLADSGLIRQNGSTVSLTREGRLLADRIAAELSP; from the coding sequence ATGGCTGATGCCCCACCCTTCGGCCCGGCGCATGGCTTCGGGCTCTATATCCACTGGCCCTACTGCACGCGCATCTGCCCCTATTGCGACTTTAACGTCTATGCCGCCAAAGACCGGGACAATGGCTTACTGAATGCGGCGCTGCTGGCCGACCTTGATCGTCATGGCGACCTGCTCGTGGGACACCCGGCATTGGGGTCAGTCTATCTGGGTGGGGGTACGCCGTCGCTGATGGCACCTGCTGATATCGCGGCCCTGATCGAGACCGCAGACCAGCGCTTCGGGTTTGAGGCTGGCGCTGAAATCACGCTGGAGGCGAACCCGGTCGATATCAGCCGTGCAGCACTGGAAAGCTGGAAGGCGGCAGGAGTCACGCGCCTTTCGCTCGGCATTCAGTCACTGGAGGATGAAGCTCTTAGTTTTCTCGGGCGCGACCATGATGCGGCGATGGCGAAGCAATCCGTCGCTGAAGCTCTCTCCGTTTTCGACAATCTGTCGATTGATCTCATCTATGCGCGGCCCCGCCAACCCCAAGCGAGTTGGAAAACGGAACTGACTGAGGCCCTGTCGCTCGATGCGCCACATCTTTCGCTCTATGAGTTGACCATCGAAGAACGAACCGCCTTTGGCCAGCGCGCCAAGCGAGGGGAACTAGTCCCCATGGATGATGATGATCAGGCCGACCTTTATGAGCTGACCCAAGATATCTGCGAAGCGCATGGCCTGCCGGCCTATGAGGTGTCCAATCATGCGGCATCGAACCAGTACCAGTCACGCCATAACCTCACTTACTGGCGCGGCGGCGACTGGATAGGTATCGGCCCTGGCGCGCATGGTCGCCTGACAGTGGATGGCGCGCGCATCGCGACCCACGCCGCTGCGCGGCCAGCTGATTACCAACTCAGCGCGCACACACCCCTTGATCGCTCGTCCCTCAGCAAACTTTCACCGCTGGACAATGCGAGAGAACTGCTCGCCCTGGGCTTAAGATCTGAGGTCGGTTTTGATTTGGAACGGATTACAAAGGTAACTGATAGCGAAGTCGACTCAACTACGCTCAAAACCTTGGCCGACAGTGGTCTGATCCGTCAGAACGGATCCACAGTATCGCTTACCCGAGAAGGCCGCCTGCTTGCAGACCGGATTGCGGCAGAGCTTTCGCCCTAA
- the rdgB gene encoding RdgB/HAM1 family non-canonical purine NTP pyrophosphatase, with protein sequence MTRKLEKGRLVAATHNKGKVRELKDLFEPVGMEVVSAIELDLDEPEETEQTFSGNALIKARAACKATGAPALSDDSGLEVDALGGMPGVHTALWAGEPRDFYVAMEKVETLLKESGATDRTARFVSTLAVVWPDGHEEVFEGTVEGEIVWPPRGEKGFGFDPVFVAKGETETFGEMDPAKKHAMSHRAEAFAKLKAALL encoded by the coding sequence ATGACTCGCAAACTTGAGAAAGGCCGTCTCGTCGCGGCGACGCATAACAAGGGTAAGGTCCGCGAACTTAAGGACCTTTTCGAACCTGTCGGAATGGAAGTTGTCTCTGCCATCGAGCTCGATCTGGACGAACCGGAAGAGACCGAGCAGACCTTTTCGGGCAATGCCCTCATCAAGGCGCGTGCGGCCTGCAAGGCGACAGGCGCGCCAGCCCTTTCAGACGATAGCGGCCTCGAAGTTGATGCCCTTGGCGGCATGCCGGGCGTGCATACCGCGCTCTGGGCAGGAGAGCCGCGCGATTTCTATGTCGCCATGGAAAAGGTCGAGACGCTGCTGAAGGAAAGCGGCGCGACGGACCGCACGGCGCGCTTTGTCTCAACGCTCGCCGTCGTCTGGCCCGACGGGCATGAGGAAGTCTTTGAAGGCACGGTCGAAGGCGAGATTGTCTGGCCGCCGCGCGGCGAGAAAGGCTTCGGCTTTGACCCGGTCTTCGTCGCAAAGGGTGAGACCGAGACATTCGGCGAGATGGACCCGGCAAAGAAACACGCCATGAGCCACCGCGCCGAGGCCTTCGCAAAGCTGAAAGCCGCCCTTCTTTAA
- a CDS encoding DUF2975 domain-containing protein, with the protein MTIRQHNSMAAFLSGLMQVVIWIAILSGIIAFILIGVGLIGSLNGGVMRVPGMEAYVEGVAPGQFIAGLAGLAVFAPGIIYVCIQLRSILSTLASGDPFVPENGPRLTRIAVAIGAIELARYLTVILLNAFVDLGSDQPLRLSINLAAWAAVIALFVLAQVFREGSRLREEEKMTI; encoded by the coding sequence ATGACAATCCGCCAGCACAACTCCATGGCTGCGTTTCTTTCGGGACTGATGCAGGTCGTGATCTGGATCGCGATCCTGAGCGGTATCATCGCTTTCATCCTGATCGGCGTCGGCCTGATTGGCAGCCTGAATGGCGGCGTCATGCGCGTGCCCGGCATGGAGGCCTATGTCGAAGGCGTCGCGCCGGGCCAGTTTATCGCAGGGCTCGCCGGACTCGCCGTCTTCGCGCCGGGCATTATCTATGTCTGCATTCAGTTGCGTAGCATCCTCTCGACTCTCGCCAGCGGCGACCCTTTCGTGCCGGAAAATGGCCCGCGCCTCACCCGTATTGCTGTGGCAATCGGCGCAATCGAACTTGCCCGCTATCTGACCGTTATTCTCCTCAACGCCTTTGTCGATCTTGGCAGCGACCAGCCTTTGAGGCTCAGCATCAACCTTGCCGCCTGGGCGGCAGTCATAGCGCTTTTCGTCCTCGCGCAGGTGTTCCGTGAAGGAAGCCGCCTGCGAGAGGAAGAGAAGATGACGATTTAG
- a CDS encoding helix-turn-helix transcriptional regulator, translating into MAIRVTLDRVLLERRMSLTELSDRVGVTLANLSILKTGKAKAVRFSTLEALCRELGCQPGDILIFDEEGDGAAEDEDEEAA; encoded by the coding sequence ATGGCCATTCGCGTAACTCTTGACCGCGTTCTCCTTGAGCGCCGCATGTCCCTGACAGAGCTGTCTGACCGCGTCGGCGTGACCCTCGCCAATCTGTCGATCCTGAAGACCGGCAAGGCAAAGGCGGTGCGGTTCTCGACGCTCGAAGCGCTTTGTAGAGAGCTTGGGTGCCAGCCCGGCGATATCCTCATCTTCGACGAGGAAGGCGATGGCGCCGCCGAAGACGAGGATGAAGAGGCGGCGTAG
- a CDS encoding CreA family protein, which yields MVRISKQIALGFAALTLAACGGGDREVGEFKNDWLGNEIKIDRLQDPKVQGITCHIAYFDRGVWDRIGKGNWFEDPSNSSISCLKTGPVTIGRIDLDRSGEEVWDRGRSLIFKQLAVRRIYDPESDAMMYVSFSRKPVDGSAKMSLSTVPLWDADVTWEGREKPVVE from the coding sequence ATGGTCCGAATATCAAAACAAATTGCGCTTGGTTTTGCCGCTCTCACCCTCGCTGCATGTGGCGGTGGGGACCGCGAGGTTGGTGAGTTCAAGAATGACTGGCTCGGCAACGAGATCAAGATTGACCGTCTGCAGGACCCGAAAGTGCAAGGCATTACCTGCCATATCGCCTATTTCGACCGCGGCGTCTGGGACCGGATCGGCAAGGGCAACTGGTTCGAAGACCCGTCAAACTCATCCATCTCCTGCCTGAAGACTGGCCCGGTCACAATCGGCCGGATCGATCTCGATCGTTCGGGCGAGGAAGTCTGGGACCGGGGGCGCTCGCTGATCTTCAAGCAGCTCGCTGTGCGCCGGATCTATGACCCCGAAAGCGATGCGATGATGTACGTCTCATTCTCGCGCAAGCCGGTTGATGGTTCCGCCAAGATGAGCCTCTCCACCGTGCCGCTCTGGGACGCCGACGTTACGTGGGAGGGCCGGGAGAAGCCCGTGGTGGAGTAG
- a CDS encoding group III truncated hemoglobin: MTYQTRSAEERRRDIQAHAASLGIDDAFIETLVETFYGRVREHDRLGPIFNGEIDDWPDHLAKLKDFWASVAMSAGRYSGKPVPAHMKLEGVRREDFGEWLGLFRRTLEDIAPGAETVDYFMVRAERIAQSLQFAMFGLESLERR; the protein is encoded by the coding sequence ATGACCTATCAGACACGCTCTGCTGAGGAGCGACGCCGCGATATTCAGGCGCATGCCGCAAGCCTTGGCATCGATGACGCCTTTATCGAGACGCTTGTGGAAACCTTCTATGGGCGCGTGAGAGAGCACGACCGTCTCGGGCCGATCTTCAACGGTGAGATCGATGACTGGCCGGATCATCTCGCAAAGCTGAAAGACTTCTGGGCTTCGGTGGCTATGAGTGCGGGGCGCTATTCCGGCAAGCCCGTGCCAGCTCATATGAAGCTTGAGGGCGTCAGGCGCGAAGACTTCGGCGAATGGCTGGGCCTGTTCAGGCGCACGCTTGAGGATATCGCGCCGGGCGCAGAGACCGTGGATTACTTCATGGTCCGCGCCGAACGGATCGCGCAAAGTTTGCAGTTTGCGATGTTCGGGCTGGAAAGTCTGGAGCGGCGTTAG
- the rph gene encoding ribonuclease PH → MRPSGRAADQLRDIVLETNVTRYAEGSCLAKFGHTHVLCTASWQDNVPPWLRGQGKGWVTGEYGMLPRATHTRGRREAAAGKQSGRTQEIQRLIGRSLRSVVDLTALGENQLTIDCDVIQADGGTRTASITGGFVAMALAMKYLREEGVIKTDPIQKQAAAISVGLFKDHPVLDLDYPEDSGGEGDMNVVMSSDGGFIEIQGTGEERPMTRPEVERLLELAEKGCTELFEHQRKAIG, encoded by the coding sequence ATCCGCCCATCCGGCCGCGCCGCTGACCAGCTTCGCGACATCGTGCTCGAAACCAATGTGACCCGTTATGCCGAAGGCTCATGCCTTGCAAAGTTCGGCCATACTCATGTGCTCTGCACCGCAAGCTGGCAGGACAATGTCCCGCCATGGCTGCGCGGACAGGGCAAGGGTTGGGTCACCGGCGAGTACGGCATGCTGCCACGCGCGACGCATACGCGCGGCCGCCGTGAAGCCGCTGCGGGCAAACAGTCTGGCCGCACGCAGGAAATCCAGCGCCTCATCGGCCGCTCGCTGCGCTCTGTCGTCGATCTGACCGCGCTTGGCGAAAACCAGCTCACCATCGACTGCGACGTTATCCAGGCCGATGGCGGCACGCGCACCGCGTCCATTACGGGCGGCTTCGTCGCCATGGCCCTCGCCATGAAGTATCTGCGCGAAGAAGGCGTCATCAAGACCGACCCGATCCAGAAGCAGGCGGCGGCCATTTCTGTCGGCCTGTTCAAGGATCACCCTGTCCTCGACCTCGACTACCCTGAAGACTCCGGCGGCGAAGGCGACATGAACGTCGTGATGAGCTCCGATGGCGGCTTCATCGAAATCCAGGGCACCGGCGAAGAGCGCCCAATGACCCGCCCCGAAGTCGAGCGCCTTCTGGAGCTCGCCGAAAAGGGCTGCACAGAACTCTTCGAGCACCAGCGCAAAGCGATCGGGTAG
- a CDS encoding MFS transporter has product MSSVPAKLSTSQVIAYGSVGIPFGAVGLPMAVFIAPFYADQMGLGTATVGIIFMILRFWDLFSDPVMGWLVDTKPTRHGKIRHWLLIAVPILLPAVYLLYNPIGPPVSPLFLGIILFIFYIGTTMITTPHQAWAPSVARSYDDRSRLFMWRELFTISTMLIMLGLPTLLAQTGDVDRSHQIAIMGWILVIALPLTVGAACLMVPDPKPDPSQPKASFAPSAILEALRQQTLWRLLATEIFIGIAIAGTAGTFLFAAQWGFGVVNLAPLILMAHFIAGFVAMPFWVWLSKRTEKYIAMRYVCLWSALTYISYFPLSVMGGGPVLLFIAAMISGFGYGSPFILVRSMMADLVEAEEVRGGANRSGLFYSLMSGAYKTGASFAIGIPYILLGVLVGFNPSGDNSAGTVTGLMVVFVAVPVISYFLAALLIWKYPITRASQQETAEAINRGGQANLESLHPPVKEGDL; this is encoded by the coding sequence ATGTCCAGTGTGCCAGCGAAACTGTCTACTTCACAAGTCATTGCTTACGGCTCAGTCGGTATCCCCTTTGGGGCGGTCGGACTGCCCATGGCCGTATTCATTGCTCCCTTCTACGCAGACCAGATGGGCCTCGGTACGGCCACGGTCGGCATCATCTTCATGATCCTGCGGTTCTGGGACCTGTTTTCGGACCCGGTTATGGGCTGGCTGGTCGACACCAAGCCGACCCGACACGGAAAGATTCGTCACTGGTTGCTGATCGCCGTGCCGATCCTGCTTCCGGCGGTTTACCTGCTCTACAACCCGATCGGTCCGCCCGTATCGCCGCTCTTCCTCGGCATCATCCTGTTCATCTTCTATATCGGCACGACGATGATCACGACGCCCCACCAGGCGTGGGCACCGTCCGTCGCGCGATCCTATGATGACCGCTCGCGCCTGTTCATGTGGCGAGAGCTTTTCACCATCTCGACCATGCTGATCATGCTGGGCTTGCCAACGCTGCTGGCGCAGACGGGCGACGTGGACCGCAGCCACCAGATCGCGATCATGGGCTGGATCCTCGTCATCGCGCTGCCGCTGACCGTCGGCGCCGCCTGCCTCATGGTGCCGGACCCGAAGCCAGACCCGTCACAGCCAAAGGCGAGCTTCGCCCCAAGCGCCATTCTGGAAGCCCTCCGCCAGCAGACCCTCTGGCGCCTGCTGGCGACCGAGATCTTCATCGGCATCGCTATTGCGGGCACGGCTGGCACCTTCCTGTTCGCCGCCCAATGGGGCTTTGGCGTCGTCAATCTCGCGCCGCTCATCCTGATGGCGCACTTTATCGCAGGCTTTGTCGCCATGCCTTTCTGGGTGTGGCTGTCCAAGCGGACCGAGAAGTACATCGCCATGCGCTATGTCTGCCTCTGGTCGGCGCTGACCTACATCTCCTATTTCCCGCTTTCGGTGATGGGTGGCGGCCCGGTCCTCCTCTTCATCGCTGCAATGATCTCAGGCTTTGGCTATGGCTCACCCTTCATCCTGGTGCGCTCCATGATGGCAGACCTGGTCGAAGCCGAAGAAGTGCGCGGCGGCGCAAACCGGTCGGGGCTGTTCTATTCGCTGATGTCCGGCGCCTATAAGACCGGGGCGAGCTTCGCGATCGGCATCCCGTACATCCTGCTGGGCGTCCTCGTCGGATTTAACCCGTCTGGCGACAACTCCGCCGGCACCGTCACCGGCCTTATGGTCGTCTTCGTCGCGGTGCCGGTCATCTCCTACTTCCTCGCCGCCCTTCTCATCTGGAAGTACCCGATCACGCGCGCATCGCAGCAGGAAACCGCCGAAGCCATCAACAGGGGTGGACAAGCCAATCTTGAGTCGCTTCACCCCCCGGTGAAAGAAGGAGATCTCTGA
- the hrcA gene encoding heat-inducible transcriptional repressor HrcA: MTENFKPVGLLQSLDERSRSIFREIVETYLETGEPVGSRTLSKSGIGLSPASIRNVMSDLTELGLLDSPHISAGRMPTHIGLRLFVDGFLEIGEPVENDRGAIEDRLRASGRDLQGVLKEASSLLSGLAGGAGLVTSPTRERPVRHVEFVPLATGEALCILVDELGEVENRLVPIPKGLPVTTLIEAGNYLAARMKGRTLREAAAAIRAEITERRAELDAAATSLVEKGLAEWAGEVPGEERALIVHGRANLLSDSRAAEDMEQVRQLFDILDRQQGLLDVLDSTREAEGVRLFIGAENRLFPLSGSSLIVAPYMNASRQVIGALGVIGPTRLNYARVIPMVDYTARIVSQILGERQK; this comes from the coding sequence ATGACCGAGAATTTCAAACCTGTCGGCCTTCTTCAGAGCCTCGATGAGCGCTCCCGCTCCATCTTTCGGGAGATTGTCGAAACCTATCTGGAAACCGGTGAGCCTGTTGGCTCTCGGACCCTCTCGAAAAGCGGGATTGGCCTGTCGCCCGCTTCCATCCGCAATGTCATGTCGGACCTGACGGAACTGGGGCTTCTGGACAGCCCCCACATCTCTGCTGGCCGTATGCCGACCCATATCGGGCTAAGACTTTTCGTCGATGGTTTCCTCGAAATCGGTGAGCCCGTCGAGAATGATCGCGGCGCCATCGAGGATCGCCTACGCGCCAGTGGCCGGGACCTTCAGGGCGTGCTGAAAGAGGCGTCCTCGCTCCTTTCCGGTCTTGCAGGCGGGGCAGGGCTTGTGACGTCTCCAACACGCGAGCGCCCTGTCCGCCATGTCGAGTTCGTGCCGCTTGCCACCGGAGAGGCGCTCTGCATTCTGGTTGATGAGCTGGGTGAGGTTGAGAACCGGCTGGTTCCGATCCCGAAGGGCCTTCCCGTCACGACCCTAATTGAGGCCGGCAACTATCTCGCGGCCCGTATGAAGGGGCGCACGCTGCGCGAAGCGGCTGCTGCCATTCGCGCAGAAATCACAGAACGCCGCGCAGAGCTCGATGCGGCGGCGACGTCGCTGGTTGAGAAAGGTCTTGCAGAATGGGCGGGCGAAGTGCCCGGCGAAGAACGTGCGCTGATCGTGCACGGGCGCGCAAACCTCCTGTCTGATTCGCGCGCGGCGGAAGATATGGAGCAGGTCCGCCAGCTCTTTGACATTCTGGACCGTCAGCAGGGCCTGCTGGATGTCCTCGACTCCACGCGAGAGGCTGAAGGCGTTCGTCTTTTCATCGGTGCTGAAAACAGGCTTTTTCCGTTATCGGGTTCAAGCCTGATTGTTGCCCCCTATATGAACGCCTCAAGACAGGTTATCGGCGCACTCGGCGTGATCGGTCCGACCCGGCTCAATTATGCGAGGGTTATCCCGATGGTTGACTATACCGCGCGTATCGTCAGCCAGATACTCGGCGAGCGCCAGAAGTGA
- a CDS encoding nucleotide exchange factor GrpE — protein sequence MTEDQKRPPEAVETENLDAGSPESEVLEEAAEAQNREPDAETRIAELEGEVTALKDQVLRAHAEMENVRKRSQKEIVDARTYAVEKFAGDLLSVSDNLARALAALPDDEREALTEAGQNLLGGVEMTQKELHAKLAKHGVTAIDAEPGATFDPNKHEAVSQIPSQHPSGTIAETFQSGWKIGERTLRAAIVAVSAGPAN from the coding sequence ATGACTGAAGATCAGAAGCGTCCACCAGAAGCGGTAGAAACTGAAAACCTCGATGCAGGCTCTCCAGAGTCAGAGGTGCTGGAAGAGGCTGCAGAAGCCCAGAACCGTGAACCGGACGCTGAAACACGAATTGCTGAGCTGGAGGGCGAGGTCACCGCGCTGAAAGATCAGGTGCTGCGCGCCCATGCGGAAATGGAAAACGTCCGCAAGCGCTCCCAGAAAGAAATCGTCGATGCGCGTACCTATGCGGTCGAAAAGTTCGCAGGCGACCTGCTCAGCGTGTCTGACAACCTTGCGCGCGCGCTGGCAGCCCTGCCGGACGACGAGCGCGAAGCGCTGACCGAGGCGGGCCAGAACCTGCTCGGCGGCGTGGAGATGACGCAGAAAGAACTGCACGCAAAGCTCGCCAAACATGGCGTGACTGCGATTGACGCAGAGCCCGGCGCGACCTTCGACCCGAACAAGCACGAGGCTGTCAGCCAGATCCCGTCACAGCATCCGTCCGGCACGATCGCTGAAACCTTCCAGTCAGGCTGGAAGATCGGTGAGCGGACGCTCCGCGCAGCTATTGTGGCGGTTAGCGCAGGCCCTGCTAACTAA
- a CDS encoding DUF2061 domain-containing protein produces MRQPLSSIDNFYGYNSNNRLELWRTPPISISMSSLLPRLPRAVVKTATYSVMHLTVAVSVAYALTGNLAIALGIGLIEPAVQTVAYMLHEDAWRRIGSRAKPHEGEPGPYNA; encoded by the coding sequence GTGAGACAGCCACTGTCGTCTATTGATAATTTCTATGGTTACAATTCAAACAATAGGCTGGAACTTTGGCGAACGCCGCCTATTTCCATTTCCATGTCCAGCCTGTTGCCTCGCCTGCCTCGCGCCGTCGTCAAAACGGCCACCTACAGCGTCATGCATCTGACTGTTGCTGTCTCAGTTGCGTATGCGCTGACAGGCAATCTCGCGATCGCACTCGGCATTGGTCTCATCGAACCTGCAGTCCAGACAGTGGCCTACATGCTCCATGAAGATGCCTGGCGACGGATCGGAAGCCGGGCCAAGCCCCATGAGGGCGAGCCCGGCCCCTATAATGCCTAG